In Streptomyces sp. NBC_00433, a single genomic region encodes these proteins:
- a CDS encoding endonuclease VII domain-containing protein, which yields MRPSALLRLKNPHASTVDCKIHKVYSLTCADYENLWERSGGRCEACGIVPENRRGHGLVIDHDHRYGYAAVRGLLCKWCNTALGQLESPDVRPAFGMGGPGKWFDGYLARAWFVRNDQTPQLTDVPVDRERFRQELREWRTYNKALFSNDPRAALVPTDKPSVIAQILRDEMSPQAFASLVRILNKMGEAPKGHETGQA from the coding sequence TTGAGGCCCTCTGCCCTCCTGCGACTGAAGAACCCGCACGCCAGCACCGTCGACTGCAAGATCCACAAGGTCTACTCGCTCACCTGCGCCGACTACGAAAACCTCTGGGAACGCAGCGGCGGCCGATGCGAGGCCTGCGGCATCGTTCCAGAGAACCGTCGGGGCCACGGTCTCGTCATCGACCACGACCACCGATACGGATACGCAGCCGTGCGCGGACTCCTTTGCAAGTGGTGCAACACCGCACTTGGGCAATTGGAGAGCCCCGACGTTCGCCCGGCCTTCGGCATGGGGGGCCCCGGCAAGTGGTTCGACGGCTACCTCGCCCGGGCCTGGTTCGTGCGCAACGACCAGACGCCTCAGCTAACTGACGTACCCGTCGACCGAGAGAGATTCCGTCAGGAGCTGCGCGAGTGGCGCACCTACAACAAGGCCCTGTTCAGCAACGACCCAAGGGCAGCGCTGGTCCCCACCGACAAGCCGTCCGTGATCGCCCAGATTCTCCGAGACGAGATGTCGCCACAGGCGTTTGCCTCGCTCGTCCGAATCCTCAACAAGATGGGCGAGGCGCCCAAGGGGCACGAGACGGGTCAGGCCTGA
- a CDS encoding DUF1906 domain-containing protein — MTTVVDLDGVDYSSGRPGGAALAAAGMKFAARYLSHNASKNLNATEAADLAAHGVWCVVVWETTANRAGAGRAAGIADAKDAAAQATACGQPSGRPIFFAVDWDADPGVVIAYFQGVASVIGLARTGVYGGYKVVKALLDHGYAKWAWQTVAWSQGRWDTRAVIRQYASTVRINGVVCDKDTAYATDYGQWMPGKLPTQEDDMTVSNDDALKIARAVATFKNPDLEPKGPDLRQRLVNAEASSGAAASGVKALNTTVAALNATVATLAKAVGNIHDDVDTATLVAAVQQAIADATVHVTVDVTQPTA; from the coding sequence ATGACGACCGTCGTGGACTTGGACGGTGTGGACTATTCCAGCGGTCGTCCTGGCGGCGCGGCCTTGGCTGCGGCGGGCATGAAGTTTGCGGCCCGGTACCTGTCGCACAACGCCAGCAAGAATCTGAACGCCACGGAGGCCGCGGATCTTGCGGCGCACGGTGTGTGGTGCGTGGTCGTCTGGGAGACGACTGCGAACCGCGCCGGCGCGGGTCGTGCTGCGGGTATCGCGGACGCGAAGGACGCGGCGGCGCAGGCCACGGCGTGTGGTCAGCCGTCGGGCCGCCCGATTTTCTTCGCCGTCGACTGGGACGCGGACCCGGGTGTGGTCATCGCGTATTTCCAGGGTGTGGCCAGCGTGATCGGTCTGGCGCGGACGGGTGTGTATGGCGGCTACAAGGTCGTCAAGGCGCTGCTCGATCACGGTTACGCGAAGTGGGCGTGGCAGACGGTGGCCTGGTCGCAGGGCCGCTGGGACACGCGGGCGGTGATCCGCCAGTACGCGTCCACGGTCCGCATCAACGGCGTGGTCTGCGACAAGGACACCGCCTACGCGACGGACTACGGGCAGTGGATGCCCGGCAAGCTCCCGACTCAGGAGGACGACATGACCGTCAGCAACGACGACGCGCTCAAGATCGCTCGCGCGGTCGCCACGTTCAAGAACCCCGACCTGGAGCCGAAGGGCCCGGACCTGAGGCAGCGCCTGGTCAACGCGGAGGCCAGCAGCGGCGCGGCAGCCAGCGGCGTGAAGGCGCTCAACACGACGGTGGCCGCACTGAACGCGACCGTGGCAACCCTCGCGAAGGCCGTCGGGAACATCCACGACGACGTCGACACCGCGACCCTCGTGGCCGCCGTCCAGCAGGCCATCGCCGACGCCACCGTCCACGTGACCGTCGACGTCACCCAGCCCACCGCGTAA
- a CDS encoding DUF3307 domain-containing protein translates to MFAATFILLYTAHLVADYVLQTDHQAAHKADRSVAGWRANLAHAGTHVIVCAAALAASAALLGELHPDTWRAATAVAWIGASHAAIDRRRAIAWWMIHARQRDFRERGGAAHVDQTAHIAALVIAALIIAAA, encoded by the coding sequence ATGTTCGCCGCCACGTTCATCCTTCTCTACACCGCCCACCTGGTCGCCGACTACGTCCTGCAAACCGATCATCAGGCCGCCCACAAGGCCGACCGGTCAGTGGCCGGCTGGCGGGCCAACCTGGCTCACGCCGGCACCCACGTGATCGTGTGCGCAGCCGCACTCGCGGCCAGCGCCGCACTCCTCGGCGAACTGCACCCGGACACGTGGCGGGCGGCCACTGCGGTCGCCTGGATCGGAGCCAGCCACGCCGCCATCGACCGCCGCCGCGCCATCGCCTGGTGGATGATCCACGCCCGACAGCGCGATTTCCGCGAGCGCGGCGGTGCTGCCCACGTCGACCAGACCGCCCACATCGCGGCCCTCGTCATCGCCGCACTGATCATCGCCGCGGCCTGA
- a CDS encoding DUF4236 domain-containing protein has translation MPITFRKSFRIFPGVRVNIGRRSRSITIGPKWFKKTFSSTGRTTTSADLPGPFGWRTSRRRRD, from the coding sequence GTGCCGATCACGTTCCGCAAGTCGTTCCGCATCTTCCCCGGCGTGCGCGTCAACATCGGCCGCCGCTCCAGGTCGATCACGATCGGCCCGAAGTGGTTCAAGAAGACGTTCTCCAGCACCGGCCGCACCACCACATCCGCCGACCTCCCCGGGCCGTTCGGATGGCGCACCAGCCGACGCCGCAGAGACTGA
- a CDS encoding GntR family transcriptional regulator produces the protein MVSRYDRRAAFEQVADALRDRIARGEYEPGSQLPSYTQLESEYGVAITTAQRAIRTLKAEGLIEGQRGKGNFVRRERPVVTIPASYIAPADGKWHGWRATARLHGMDGSQTLDEVTEGDPPTPVADALRLEDGELVVVRRRTMYLDGKPVQLADSYYAAELARGTLLARNEKIPRGTPALLDEMGYKTAECEEFVTARMPTTGEAEALKLGPGVPVIEMVRVTKAENDVPVQCEVFVLAADRHRLKYVLPNC, from the coding sequence ATGGTCAGCAGATACGACCGCCGAGCCGCATTCGAGCAAGTAGCCGACGCCCTTCGCGACCGCATTGCGAGAGGCGAGTACGAGCCGGGGAGTCAGCTCCCCTCGTACACGCAACTCGAATCGGAGTACGGCGTCGCCATCACCACGGCCCAGCGAGCGATCCGGACCCTCAAGGCCGAAGGGCTCATTGAGGGCCAGCGGGGCAAGGGCAACTTCGTTCGCCGCGAGCGACCGGTCGTCACGATTCCTGCTTCGTACATAGCGCCGGCCGACGGGAAGTGGCATGGCTGGCGTGCCACCGCACGTCTGCACGGCATGGACGGGTCGCAGACCCTCGATGAAGTGACGGAGGGCGACCCCCCGACCCCCGTTGCGGACGCTCTGCGACTCGAAGACGGCGAGCTGGTGGTGGTGCGGCGACGCACCATGTACCTGGACGGAAAGCCGGTCCAGTTGGCCGACAGCTACTACGCCGCGGAGCTGGCCCGGGGCACCCTCCTGGCCCGTAACGAGAAGATCCCGAGGGGCACCCCGGCGCTGCTCGACGAGATGGGGTACAAGACGGCCGAGTGCGAGGAGTTCGTCACCGCACGGATGCCGACCACCGGGGAAGCGGAGGCGCTCAAACTCGGCCCTGGCGTCCCCGTGATCGAGATGGTCCGCGTGACGAAGGCGGAGAACGACGTGCCGGTGCAGTGCGAGGTCTTCGTGCTTGCGGCCGATCGCCATCGGTTGAAGTACGTGCTGCCAAACTGCTGA
- a CDS encoding class I SAM-dependent methyltransferase — protein sequence MAEHRFFPEGTVPHVSTPEFHAHRERAPHLEQEVHQGRLHKAFEFVIQAAQEQAARIDRDPTSLSDRDVTLSDLGCGDGGLLSLLRGVVGLDSWGYDFQPSNAAGWAERGVEAQETDVFGMYRDLLNIGDISVTTEVLEHLAMPHQVVRWIGTRSRYLVASSPWNETPESHDECHAWGWDQDGYRALIEQGGFTVVRHETVGQFQVVLGERLHDELPAVLSPARRITDPDEAEALGLTADAKRMRRRS from the coding sequence GTGGCTGAGCATCGTTTCTTCCCGGAAGGCACCGTCCCGCACGTGTCCACTCCGGAGTTCCACGCCCACCGGGAGCGCGCCCCGCACCTGGAGCAGGAGGTGCACCAAGGGCGTCTCCACAAAGCGTTCGAGTTCGTGATCCAGGCAGCCCAGGAGCAGGCGGCCCGCATCGACCGTGACCCGACGTCTCTGTCCGATCGGGACGTCACCCTGTCCGACCTCGGCTGCGGCGACGGCGGGCTGCTGTCCCTGCTGCGCGGGGTGGTCGGGCTCGACTCGTGGGGCTACGACTTCCAGCCCAGCAACGCGGCCGGCTGGGCTGAGCGGGGCGTTGAGGCGCAGGAGACGGACGTCTTCGGCATGTACAGAGACCTGCTCAACATCGGCGACATCAGCGTCACGACGGAGGTTCTGGAGCATCTCGCGATGCCACACCAGGTTGTTCGCTGGATCGGCACCCGCTCCCGCTACCTGGTCGCGTCGTCCCCGTGGAACGAGACCCCGGAGTCCCACGACGAGTGCCACGCATGGGGCTGGGATCAGGACGGGTATCGGGCGCTGATCGAGCAGGGCGGGTTCACCGTGGTCCGACACGAGACCGTCGGGCAGTTCCAGGTCGTACTCGGGGAGCGGCTCCACGACGAGCTTCCCGCCGTCCTGTCTCCCGCCCGCCGCATCACTGACCCGGATGAGGCTGAGGCGTTGGGCCTGACCGCCGATGCCAAGCGCATGAGGAGGCGTTCGTGA
- a CDS encoding glycosyltransferase has protein sequence MSAVTPEPVLDLYGVLADRSGCGQIRIMTPLTALRDHGYRAGWADGILKEGPLPAKAFIGQRMCQPAISARWQQLARSSNRPKLVFETDDDLFNIDWKSPSAHKWFSQADVQANLRANIAASDAVTVSTEPLAESLRDLNPNIHIIPNYLPAWLLDHQRPRRDGKIVLGWGGSFTHGADWDECGQQIRRFLERAPSNVEFHGIGNDYAREQKFPADRCRFTPWVADVPTFWRTIDYDIAVIPLIPSVFNRSKSHVKFLECALLGIPTVASDVGPYAAAIEHGKTGFLVRRPHEWARYLRDLVNDRAMREEIGANAKEWARGHTIEGNIDAWKKALL, from the coding sequence ATGAGTGCCGTGACGCCCGAACCCGTCCTCGACCTCTATGGGGTTCTCGCCGACCGATCCGGCTGCGGACAGATCCGCATCATGACCCCCCTCACCGCACTCCGTGACCACGGCTACCGGGCCGGCTGGGCAGACGGAATCCTCAAAGAAGGCCCGCTCCCCGCGAAGGCGTTCATCGGGCAGCGCATGTGCCAGCCCGCCATCAGTGCACGGTGGCAGCAGCTCGCCCGCAGCAGCAACCGGCCGAAGCTCGTCTTCGAGACGGACGACGACCTGTTCAACATCGACTGGAAGAGCCCCAGTGCCCACAAGTGGTTTAGTCAGGCCGACGTGCAGGCGAACCTGCGGGCCAACATCGCCGCCTCTGACGCCGTGACCGTCTCGACCGAGCCCCTCGCGGAATCCCTCCGCGACCTCAACCCGAACATCCACATCATCCCGAATTACCTGCCCGCGTGGCTGCTCGACCACCAGCGCCCCCGACGTGACGGGAAGATCGTCCTCGGCTGGGGCGGCAGCTTCACCCACGGCGCCGACTGGGACGAATGCGGCCAGCAGATCCGCCGCTTCCTCGAACGAGCACCCAGCAACGTCGAATTCCACGGCATCGGCAACGACTACGCGCGGGAGCAGAAGTTCCCTGCCGACCGGTGCCGCTTCACCCCATGGGTGGCCGATGTCCCCACGTTCTGGCGGACGATCGACTACGACATCGCCGTGATCCCGCTGATCCCGAGCGTCTTCAATCGCTCCAAGTCGCACGTGAAGTTCCTGGAGTGTGCCCTCCTCGGGATCCCCACCGTCGCCTCCGATGTCGGCCCCTACGCCGCGGCGATTGAGCACGGCAAGACCGGGTTCCTGGTTCGCCGGCCGCACGAGTGGGCCCGCTATCTACGGGACCTGGTCAACGACCGGGCCATGCGGGAAGAGATCGGCGCCAACGCCAAGGAGTGGGCGCGCGGCCACACGATCGAAGGCAACATCGACGCCTGGAAGAAGGCCCTCCTATGA
- a CDS encoding nucleotidyltransferase domain-containing protein has protein sequence MNILLSGIVGSTAYGLAREGSDVDRLGLFAAPTEELHGLHQPKDSHVTTHPDRTLHEAAKWCRLALGGNPTVMELVWLPDDLYEVRTALGDELIGIRSSLLSAKRVRDAYLGYATQQFKRLYDRGDGSFSADTRKRTAKHARHLRRLCHQGFELYATGRLSIRVDNPEEYHRFGEQVAADAMLALPMLKRFEAAFDATVSVLPEQPDEAPVEAWLRRVRAAHYVREGI, from the coding sequence GTGAACATCCTGCTGTCAGGCATCGTCGGTTCCACCGCCTACGGCCTCGCCCGCGAAGGCTCCGACGTGGACCGCCTCGGCCTGTTCGCCGCACCCACAGAAGAACTGCACGGCCTGCACCAGCCGAAGGACTCCCACGTCACCACCCACCCGGACCGGACCCTGCACGAGGCGGCGAAGTGGTGCCGACTCGCCCTCGGCGGCAACCCCACCGTGATGGAACTCGTCTGGCTGCCCGACGACCTATACGAGGTGCGGACCGCCCTCGGTGACGAACTGATCGGGATACGGTCCTCGCTGCTGTCGGCGAAGCGAGTCCGTGACGCCTACCTCGGGTACGCCACCCAGCAGTTCAAGCGACTGTACGACCGGGGCGACGGGTCGTTCTCCGCCGATACCCGGAAGCGGACTGCGAAGCACGCCCGGCATCTGCGGAGACTGTGCCATCAGGGCTTCGAGCTGTATGCCACCGGCCGGCTGAGTATCCGCGTAGACAACCCCGAGGAGTATCACCGTTTCGGGGAGCAGGTCGCCGCCGACGCCATGCTGGCGCTGCCGATGCTCAAGCGCTTCGAGGCCGCTTTCGACGCCACGGTCAGCGTGCTGCCCGAGCAGCCTGACGAGGCTCCTGTCGAAGCGTGGCTGCGACGGGTGCGCGCCGCCCACTACGTCCGCGAGGGAATCTGA
- a CDS encoding DUF3631 domain-containing protein yields MAITQMPDAAVEAVTDAPPMPAQSPYAGPDYAPGKTAPTRTGGAAMVVARATGRGLGGGARWVVNGVVHSGRQWVDLYHDDYPHMIGLAKEELKAAKGTPSAAEAKATVKQWRRDHKRHRLQHLGRTSIGTLTTGGTLAVGGLVIGGWLDLLLAGFGIGAAAWHGQRGTGATAIEAAPEREAIEPGAVLDNDGPPFPLSQAHDAEQVRVCVWRALKTEGVPVAEVYDIVRQQWGWQCVVRVSEGTPETIISKAGALETRFDLPTNGVRTQPMVERRACAVVRLVSGDPFASAPSLPYRAPLSLSILDKARYGTSVGGDPLDMSFAGVMGLVVAASGGGKTGILQAIGEITTACRDNITIDIDPHGDGLEDLHDAVRLTARTTEQIEAVLLFLLMLSKGRARLRKKLGMGRKWQVSPERPHFTVPFDEFPKASKLAKKLAFELLLVGRKEAVTEILAAQGGTTLYLGENIAQMIAFKAVGPCKVGDTRAVFGDGAVSEGWLPHKLSPATDTDPKDAGHLFVQGVPGRADEPIEYKVHEIPSATLRKLATERREAGLVEPDQESLDAMREVDLPDYVLPEYDAEGNLKKEAPVQLLTWDQLLRLCDAEPAFDAAPGLARTVLADAVDLMDKFGVDRMRTETLTAALVDHDPGVYGEMTADELKAYLAEAGVGKPVTLGQIDGMSNPRGFKRDQLAAAM; encoded by the coding sequence ATGGCCATCACCCAGATGCCCGACGCTGCGGTCGAGGCCGTCACCGACGCCCCGCCGATGCCCGCGCAGAGCCCCTACGCCGGCCCCGACTACGCGCCCGGCAAGACCGCGCCGACCCGCACCGGGGGCGCCGCCATGGTCGTCGCACGGGCCACCGGGCGCGGCCTTGGCGGAGGAGCCCGCTGGGTCGTCAACGGGGTTGTGCACAGCGGCCGCCAGTGGGTCGACCTCTATCACGACGACTACCCGCACATGATCGGCCTCGCGAAGGAGGAGCTGAAGGCAGCCAAAGGCACCCCCAGTGCCGCAGAGGCCAAAGCCACCGTGAAGCAGTGGCGCCGCGACCACAAACGGCACCGCCTCCAGCACCTCGGCCGAACCAGCATCGGCACCCTCACCACAGGCGGCACCCTCGCCGTGGGCGGCCTCGTCATCGGCGGCTGGCTCGACCTGCTCCTCGCCGGCTTCGGCATCGGTGCCGCCGCCTGGCACGGGCAGCGAGGCACAGGGGCTACGGCGATCGAAGCGGCACCCGAGCGGGAGGCGATCGAGCCGGGGGCCGTGCTGGACAACGACGGGCCGCCGTTCCCCCTGTCGCAGGCACACGACGCCGAGCAGGTCCGCGTCTGCGTGTGGCGGGCGCTCAAAACCGAGGGCGTGCCGGTCGCCGAGGTGTACGACATCGTCCGCCAGCAGTGGGGTTGGCAGTGCGTCGTCCGAGTCTCGGAGGGCACCCCCGAGACGATCATCTCCAAGGCCGGCGCACTGGAGACCCGGTTCGACCTGCCCACGAACGGCGTGCGGACTCAGCCGATGGTCGAGCGCCGAGCCTGCGCGGTTGTGCGGCTCGTCTCTGGCGATCCGTTCGCGTCCGCCCCAAGCCTCCCGTACCGGGCGCCGCTGTCCCTGTCGATCCTCGACAAGGCCCGCTATGGCACCTCGGTCGGCGGCGACCCGCTGGACATGTCCTTCGCCGGCGTGATGGGCCTGGTCGTCGCGGCGTCCGGTGGCGGCAAGACCGGCATCCTGCAGGCGATCGGCGAGATCACCACCGCCTGCCGGGACAACATCACCATCGACATCGACCCGCACGGCGACGGACTGGAAGACCTGCACGACGCCGTGCGGCTCACCGCCCGCACGACCGAGCAGATCGAGGCGGTGCTGCTGTTCCTGCTGATGCTGTCCAAGGGCCGGGCCCGCCTGCGGAAGAAGCTCGGCATGGGCCGCAAGTGGCAGGTCAGCCCGGAGCGCCCGCACTTCACCGTCCCGTTCGACGAGTTCCCGAAGGCGTCGAAGCTGGCGAAGAAGCTGGCGTTCGAACTGCTGCTTGTCGGCCGCAAGGAGGCCGTCACCGAGATCCTCGCCGCACAGGGCGGCACGACCCTGTACCTCGGGGAGAACATCGCCCAGATGATCGCCTTCAAGGCTGTCGGCCCGTGCAAGGTCGGCGACACCCGCGCCGTATTTGGTGACGGGGCCGTCTCCGAGGGGTGGCTGCCACACAAGCTCAGCCCCGCAACGGACACCGACCCGAAGGACGCCGGGCACCTCTTCGTGCAGGGCGTGCCGGGTCGGGCCGACGAGCCGATCGAGTACAAGGTCCACGAAATCCCGTCCGCAACCCTGAGGAAGCTCGCCACCGAGCGCAGGGAGGCGGGCCTGGTCGAGCCGGACCAGGAGAGCCTCGACGCAATGCGCGAGGTCGACCTCCCCGACTACGTACTGCCCGAGTACGACGCGGAGGGCAACCTGAAGAAGGAGGCCCCGGTGCAGCTCCTCACCTGGGACCAGTTGCTGCGGCTGTGTGACGCGGAGCCGGCCTTCGATGCGGCGCCGGGACTTGCCCGGACGGTCCTCGCGGATGCGGTCGACCTGATGGACAAGTTCGGCGTGGACCGGATGCGCACGGAGACGCTGACCGCCGCGCTCGTCGACCACGACCCCGGCGTCTACGGGGAGATGACGGCCGACGAGCTGAAGGCGTACCTCGCCGAAGCGGGCGTCGGGAAGCCGGTGACGCTCGGGCAGATCGACGGGATGAGCAACCCGCGGGGGTTCAAGCGGGATCAGCTCGCCGCCGCCATGTGA
- a CDS encoding sugar phosphate nucleotidyltransferase, with protein MRGVILAGGRGTRLGDATRVVNKHLLPVYDQPMVYRPIATLRAMGCDDILIVTGGENVGGFAELLGSGFTYRVQDRPDGIAGALACAEGYVDGLFPVILGDNYIAGPPPMPEGPTLFTARCEHPEAFGVYDPTAHRVVEKPAVPPSDQAVIGLYVYDTRVFDVIRSLVPSERGELEITDVNNWYLDNVGMTVQPLPGRWLDMGTPDALLDAALYAKENHAC; from the coding sequence ATGAGGGGCGTCATCCTCGCCGGCGGGCGCGGCACCCGGCTGGGTGACGCCACGCGGGTGGTGAACAAGCACCTTCTGCCCGTGTACGACCAGCCGATGGTCTACAGGCCGATTGCGACGCTGCGCGCCATGGGCTGCGACGACATCCTCATCGTCACCGGCGGGGAGAACGTCGGCGGGTTCGCCGAACTGTTGGGGTCGGGGTTCACGTACCGGGTGCAGGACCGGCCGGACGGCATCGCAGGGGCGCTGGCCTGCGCGGAGGGCTACGTCGACGGGCTGTTCCCGGTGATCCTCGGGGACAACTACATCGCGGGGCCGCCGCCCATGCCCGAGGGTCCGACCCTGTTCACGGCCCGCTGCGAGCACCCGGAGGCATTCGGGGTGTACGACCCCACGGCGCATCGGGTGGTGGAGAAGCCTGCGGTGCCCCCGTCGGACCAGGCGGTGATCGGCCTGTACGTGTACGACACCCGGGTCTTCGACGTGATCCGCAGCCTCGTCCCGTCCGAACGGGGCGAACTGGAGATCACCGATGTCAACAACTGGTACTTGGACAACGTCGGGATGACCGTGCAACCGCTGCCCGGCCGGTGGCTGGACATGGGCACCCCCGACGCTCTCCTGGATGCCGCGCTCTACGCCAAGGAGAACCACGCATGCTGA
- a CDS encoding helix-turn-helix domain-containing protein codes for MPTNGSPERRPPYSVKQIARLLGVSLTTVYEEIARGELPAMAIGTGRGTYRIEPTAFDDYKTRCYARAVRSAETPAAA; via the coding sequence GTGCCTACGAATGGATCACCGGAAAGGCGCCCGCCGTACTCCGTCAAGCAGATCGCACGCCTGCTCGGCGTCTCCCTGACCACGGTCTACGAGGAGATAGCGAGAGGCGAGCTGCCTGCCATGGCGATCGGTACTGGGCGCGGCACCTACCGCATCGAACCCACCGCCTTCGACGACTACAAAACACGCTGCTACGCCCGCGCCGTGCGTAGCGCCGAGACACCCGCCGCCGCCTAA
- a CDS encoding NAD-dependent epimerase/dehydratase family protein codes for MTRLFLTGASGFVGAHVLRRILEDTDWSVACPVSLRHHGNTDRITPLLANPEWAGRVDVFLCDLACGIPDTLADRIGPVDYILNLASNSGVEESIADPSGFVRNNIEVMGNVLDFARKVQPRVMLQMGTDEEYGPAPVGYAHREWDPILPSNPYAASKAAQSALATSAWRTFGLPVILTRTMNLIGPGQSGEKLVPTVIRKVLAGDTVPIYASPDGVPGQRHWIDAREFGDAWLHLLREATPQVYPEHDRPSLWHIVGVERSNLELAQTIADLIGKPLHYKLVSFHAARPGHDLRYALDGSKLAGAGWKPQRSLRETLADTVAWYLDNPAWLTTGVTA; via the coding sequence ATGACCCGCCTGTTCCTCACCGGGGCCTCCGGGTTCGTCGGTGCCCACGTCCTACGCCGCATCCTCGAAGACACCGACTGGTCCGTGGCCTGCCCCGTGTCGCTACGACACCACGGCAACACCGACCGCATCACCCCGCTCCTCGCGAACCCAGAGTGGGCGGGCCGGGTCGACGTGTTCCTGTGCGACCTGGCCTGCGGCATCCCCGACACCCTCGCCGACCGCATCGGCCCCGTCGACTACATCCTCAACCTCGCCTCCAACAGCGGCGTCGAGGAGTCCATCGCCGACCCCAGCGGGTTCGTCCGCAACAACATCGAGGTCATGGGCAACGTCCTGGACTTCGCCCGCAAGGTGCAGCCGCGCGTGATGCTGCAGATGGGCACCGATGAGGAGTACGGTCCGGCGCCCGTCGGGTATGCGCACCGGGAGTGGGACCCGATCCTCCCTTCCAACCCGTATGCAGCCAGCAAGGCGGCGCAGTCGGCACTGGCCACGTCGGCGTGGCGCACGTTCGGCCTGCCGGTGATCCTCACCCGGACTATGAACCTGATCGGCCCGGGGCAGTCCGGGGAGAAACTGGTCCCCACGGTGATCCGGAAGGTGCTGGCCGGCGACACCGTGCCCATCTACGCGTCCCCCGATGGGGTTCCGGGGCAGCGGCATTGGATCGACGCCCGCGAGTTCGGGGACGCCTGGCTGCATCTCCTCCGGGAGGCCACCCCGCAGGTGTACCCGGAGCACGACCGGCCGTCACTGTGGCACATCGTTGGAGTCGAACGGTCCAACCTGGAGTTGGCGCAGACCATCGCCGACCTGATCGGGAAGCCCCTCCACTACAAGCTGGTGTCGTTCCACGCGGCTCGACCGGGTCACGACCTTCGCTACGCGCTCGACGGGTCCAAGCTGGCCGGCGCCGGGTGGAAGCCCCAACGGTCCCTGCGGGAAACCCTCGCCGACACGGTCGCCTGGTACCTGGACAACCCCGCCTGGTTGACCACGGGGGTGACGGCATGA
- a CDS encoding phage antirepressor KilAC domain-containing protein, whose protein sequence is MAQNNGISLAAGSDDGDGGDGSPFDAIRRVDDYGQEYWSARDLQPIMAYVQWRDFDEVVKRAIRSAENTGTYSEQAFCATTQKGTGGAPRADYRLSRQAAYLVAMNGDPNKPAVAAAQSYFTVQTRKAEIATSRPMSELEMAKQYVAALEREQQLAKELEVAAPKAGKWDKFLNTAGLIGMTETADMLGTDVRTMTNWLVEIQIFRKQTSQNGGGRNLPRKAFQDGGQFRVIPETNRGVSYPVAYATARGLDLIDDLWRQKNIT, encoded by the coding sequence GTGGCACAGAACAACGGTATCTCGCTGGCCGCCGGAAGCGACGACGGGGACGGCGGAGACGGCAGCCCCTTCGACGCAATCCGCCGGGTGGACGACTACGGCCAGGAATACTGGTCCGCCCGCGACCTCCAGCCGATCATGGCCTACGTCCAGTGGCGTGACTTCGACGAGGTCGTCAAGCGGGCCATCCGGTCCGCCGAGAACACCGGCACCTACTCTGAACAGGCTTTTTGTGCCACCACGCAAAAAGGTACCGGCGGCGCCCCACGTGCCGACTACCGCCTGAGCCGCCAGGCCGCCTACCTGGTCGCGATGAACGGCGACCCGAATAAGCCGGCCGTCGCCGCCGCCCAGTCGTACTTCACCGTGCAGACCCGTAAGGCCGAGATCGCCACCAGCCGGCCGATGTCCGAGCTGGAGATGGCCAAGCAGTACGTGGCCGCGCTGGAGCGTGAGCAGCAGCTGGCGAAGGAGCTGGAAGTCGCCGCTCCGAAGGCCGGAAAGTGGGACAAGTTCCTCAACACGGCGGGGCTGATCGGTATGACCGAGACCGCCGACATGCTCGGCACGGACGTGCGCACCATGACCAACTGGCTGGTCGAGATCCAGATATTCCGCAAGCAGACCTCGCAGAACGGTGGCGGCCGGAACCTTCCCCGGAAGGCGTTCCAGGACGGCGGTCAGTTCCGGGTCATCCCCGAGACGAATCGCGGGGTCAGCTACCCCGTGGCCTATGCCACAGCCCGCGGCCTCGACCTGATCGACGACCTGTGGCGGCAGAAGAACATCACCTGA